A single region of the Streptomyces sp. NBC_00425 genome encodes:
- a CDS encoding primosomal protein N' — MSSENGQGGGGAAGEGAPPEQLALIRESVRQAKAPRAKPRTWRGAALAEELPVARVLVDKGVLHLDRYFDYAVPAELDADAQPGVRVRVRFGAGRGRVREGRREGGGLIDGFLIERRAASDYSGPLAALAQVVSPERVLSQELLGLARAVADRYAGSLADVLQLAVPPRNARAEQRPSPAPLPPPAPPTPGSWDRYERGGAFLESLASGGAPRAVWNALPGPEWSGELARAVAATLASGRGALVVVPDGRAAARVDAALTAVLGEGRHALLTADAGPEKRYREWLAVRRGSVRAVVGTRAAMFAPVQDLGLLALWDDGDDTHSELHAPQPHAREVLLLRAAQDRCGFLMGGWSCTVEGAQLVESGWARPLAAPREQVRRTAPLVRTVGDQDLARDEAARAARLPTLAWQAVREGLKNGPVLVQVPRRGYVPRMACAQCRAAARCRHCSGPLEARDGGAPWCGWCGREEGAWHCPECGSFRLRAQVVGARRTAEELGRAFPAVPVRTSGREHVLDTVPGSPALVVSTPGAEPVAEGGYAAALLLDGWAMLGRPDLRAGEDALRRWVAAAALVRPQGDGGTVVVVAEPTLRPVQALVRWDPVGHAVRELSERAELGFPPVSRMAAVSGTAEAVTAFLAAVDLPGEAEVLGPVPVPAEPAGRPRRPGAPPPGEQWERALIRVPPGSGAALAAALKAAQAARMARSGGAGRSGRGAEEAVRVRIDPPDIG, encoded by the coding sequence GTGAGCAGCGAGAACGGGCAGGGGGGCGGAGGTGCGGCCGGGGAGGGCGCGCCGCCGGAGCAGCTCGCGCTGATCCGGGAGAGCGTCCGGCAGGCCAAGGCGCCGCGGGCCAAGCCCCGGACGTGGCGGGGGGCCGCGCTGGCCGAGGAGTTGCCGGTCGCGCGGGTGCTCGTCGACAAGGGCGTGCTGCATCTGGACCGGTACTTCGACTATGCGGTGCCGGCCGAACTCGACGCCGACGCCCAGCCGGGGGTGCGGGTGCGGGTCCGCTTCGGAGCGGGGCGCGGGCGGGTGCGGGAGGGGCGCCGCGAGGGCGGGGGCCTCATCGACGGCTTCCTCATCGAGCGGCGCGCCGCGTCCGACTACTCAGGGCCGCTCGCGGCGCTCGCCCAGGTGGTGTCGCCCGAACGGGTGCTGAGCCAGGAGCTGCTGGGGCTGGCGCGGGCCGTCGCCGACCGGTATGCAGGCAGCCTGGCCGACGTGCTGCAGCTCGCCGTCCCGCCGCGCAACGCCCGGGCCGAGCAGCGGCCCTCGCCCGCGCCGTTGCCGCCGCCCGCCCCGCCGACGCCCGGTTCCTGGGACCGGTACGAGCGCGGTGGCGCGTTCCTCGAGTCCCTGGCGTCCGGCGGAGCGCCGCGCGCGGTGTGGAACGCGCTGCCCGGGCCCGAGTGGAGCGGGGAGCTGGCGCGGGCGGTCGCCGCGACACTCGCCTCGGGGCGCGGAGCCCTGGTCGTCGTCCCCGACGGACGGGCCGCCGCCCGGGTCGACGCCGCGCTGACGGCCGTGCTCGGGGAGGGGCGGCACGCGCTGCTCACCGCGGACGCCGGGCCCGAGAAGCGGTACCGGGAGTGGCTCGCCGTGCGGCGCGGGTCCGTGCGGGCGGTCGTCGGGACCCGGGCCGCGATGTTCGCGCCGGTCCAGGACCTCGGTCTGCTGGCCCTCTGGGACGACGGGGACGACACCCACAGCGAGCTGCACGCGCCGCAGCCCCACGCGCGGGAGGTGCTGCTGCTGAGGGCGGCTCAGGACAGGTGCGGCTTTCTGATGGGCGGCTGGAGCTGCACCGTGGAGGGCGCCCAGCTCGTCGAGAGCGGGTGGGCCCGGCCGTTGGCCGCCCCTCGGGAGCAGGTGCGGCGCACCGCTCCACTGGTGCGGACCGTGGGCGACCAGGATCTCGCCCGGGACGAGGCGGCCCGGGCAGCCCGCCTGCCGACCCTCGCCTGGCAGGCGGTCCGGGAGGGACTGAAGAACGGGCCGGTGCTGGTACAGGTGCCCCGGCGCGGCTACGTGCCGCGGATGGCCTGTGCGCAGTGCCGGGCCGCCGCCCGGTGCCGGCACTGCTCCGGACCGCTGGAGGCGCGGGACGGCGGCGCTCCGTGGTGCGGCTGGTGCGGGCGTGAGGAGGGCGCCTGGCACTGTCCCGAGTGCGGCTCGTTCCGGCTGCGGGCCCAGGTCGTGGGCGCACGGCGGACGGCGGAGGAGCTGGGGCGGGCGTTCCCCGCCGTTCCGGTGCGGACGTCGGGGCGCGAGCATGTGCTGGACACCGTGCCCGGGTCGCCCGCGCTCGTGGTGTCCACGCCGGGCGCCGAGCCGGTGGCCGAGGGCGGGTACGCGGCGGCCCTGCTGCTGGACGGCTGGGCCATGCTGGGCCGGCCCGACCTGCGGGCCGGGGAGGACGCGCTGCGCCGCTGGGTCGCCGCCGCCGCCCTGGTCCGGCCGCAGGGCGACGGCGGGACGGTGGTCGTCGTCGCCGAGCCGACGCTGCGGCCGGTGCAGGCGCTGGTGCGCTGGGATCCCGTGGGACACGCGGTCCGGGAGCTCTCCGAGCGGGCCGAGCTGGGCTTTCCGCCGGTGTCGCGGATGGCGGCGGTGTCGGGGACGGCGGAGGCGGTGACCGCGTTCCTCGCCGCCGTCGACCTGCCGGGCGAGGCGGAGGTGCTGGGGCCGGTCCCGGTTCCGGCCGAGCCTGCCGGGCGGCCCCGCCGTCCGGGGGCGCCGCCGCCCGGGGAGCAGTGGGAGCGGGCGCTGATCCGGGTGCCGCCGGGGAGCGGCGCCGCACTCGCCGCCGCGTTGAAGGCGGCGCAGGCGGCGCGGATGGCCAGGTCGGGCGGGGCGGGGCGTTCCGGGCGGGGCGCGGAAGAGGCCGTCCGGGTGCGGATCGACCCGCCGGACATCGGGTGA
- a CDS encoding RsmB/NOP family class I SAM-dependent RNA methyltransferase: MSEQPPRPRKPGKPYRRPQKDPVRLLAFEALRAVDERDAYANLVLPPLLRKAREKEGPEKFDGRDAALATELVYGTLRRQGTYDAVISACVDRPLREVDPPVLDVLSLGVHQLLGTRIPTHAAVSASVDLARVVLGDGRAKFVNAVLRKVAQHDLDEWIEKVAPPYDDDPEDHLAVVHSHPRWVVSALWDSLGGGRAGIEDLLEADNERPEVTLVARPGRATTEELLREDAAVAGRWSPYAVRLTEGGEPGAIDAVRDGRAGVQDEGSQLVALALAAAPLDGPDTKWLDGCAGPGGKAALLAALAAERGAVLLASEKQPHRAGLVAKALAGNPGPSQVIAADGTRPPWRPGSFDRVLMDVPCTGLGALRRRPEARWRRRPEDLDGFAPLQRGLLRTALESVRIGGVVGYATCSPHLAETRAVVSDILKQYPQAELIDARPLLPGVPALGEGPDVQLWPHLHGTDAMYLALIRKTG; encoded by the coding sequence GTGAGCGAGCAGCCCCCACGTCCCCGTAAGCCGGGCAAGCCCTACCGCCGGCCCCAGAAGGACCCCGTCCGTCTGCTGGCCTTCGAGGCCCTGCGTGCCGTGGACGAACGGGACGCCTACGCCAACCTCGTGCTGCCGCCGCTGCTGCGCAAGGCACGCGAGAAGGAGGGGCCCGAGAAGTTCGACGGGCGCGACGCGGCCCTCGCCACCGAGCTGGTCTACGGGACGCTGCGCCGGCAGGGGACGTACGACGCCGTGATCTCCGCGTGCGTCGACCGGCCCTTGCGCGAGGTGGATCCGCCGGTCCTCGACGTTCTGAGTCTCGGTGTGCACCAGCTGCTGGGGACCCGCATCCCGACCCACGCGGCCGTGTCCGCCTCGGTGGACCTCGCGCGGGTCGTGCTCGGCGACGGGCGCGCCAAGTTCGTCAACGCCGTGCTGCGCAAGGTGGCCCAGCACGACCTGGACGAGTGGATCGAGAAGGTCGCACCGCCCTACGACGACGACCCCGAGGACCACCTCGCCGTCGTGCACTCGCACCCGCGCTGGGTGGTCTCCGCGCTGTGGGACTCCCTGGGCGGCGGGCGGGCCGGCATCGAGGACCTGCTGGAGGCCGACAACGAGCGGCCCGAGGTGACGCTCGTCGCCCGGCCCGGACGCGCCACGACCGAGGAGCTGCTCCGGGAGGACGCGGCGGTCGCCGGGCGCTGGTCGCCGTACGCCGTGCGGCTCACCGAGGGCGGCGAGCCCGGCGCCATCGACGCCGTACGGGACGGGCGGGCGGGGGTGCAGGACGAGGGCAGCCAGCTCGTGGCGCTCGCCCTGGCCGCCGCGCCGCTCGACGGGCCCGACACGAAGTGGCTGGACGGCTGTGCCGGACCCGGCGGCAAGGCCGCGCTGCTCGCCGCTCTCGCCGCCGAGCGGGGGGCCGTCCTGCTCGCCTCCGAGAAGCAGCCGCACCGGGCGGGACTGGTCGCCAAGGCCCTGGCCGGCAATCCCGGGCCCTCCCAGGTCATCGCCGCCGACGGCACGCGCCCGCCGTGGCGGCCGGGGTCCTTCGACCGGGTGCTGATGGATGTGCCGTGCACGGGTCTCGGCGCGCTGCGCAGACGGCCCGAGGCGCGGTGGCGGCGCCGGCCGGAGGACCTCGACGGGTTCGCCCCGCTGCAGCGCGGGCTGCTGCGGACCGCGCTGGAGTCCGTCCGGATCGGCGGCGTCGTCGGATACGCCACCTGCTCGCCGCATCTCGCCGAGACCCGGGCCGTGGTGTCGGACATCCTCAAGCAGTACCCGCAGGCCGAGCTGATCGACGCGCGGCCGCTGCTGCCGGGCGTCCCGGCGCTGGGCGAGGGACCGGACGTCCAGCTGTGGCCGCATCTGCACGGCACCGACGCCATGTACCTGGCTCTGATCAGGAAGACCGGCTGA
- the rpe gene encoding ribulose-phosphate 3-epimerase: MAPQINPSILSADFARLADEAKAVEGADWLHVDVMDNHFVPNLTLGVPVVESLARATDTPLDCHLMIEAPDRWAPQYVEAGASSVTFHVEAAAAPVRLAREIRAKGARASMALRPATPIEPYEDLLPELDMLLIMTVEPGFGGQAFLDIMLPKIRRTRELISKHGLDLWLQIDGGVSASTIERCAEAGADVFVAGSAVYGAEDPAEAVRGLRAQAEKATRGASWACRH; the protein is encoded by the coding sequence ATGGCCCCGCAGATCAACCCCAGCATCCTGTCCGCCGACTTCGCCCGCCTTGCGGACGAGGCGAAGGCGGTCGAAGGAGCCGACTGGCTCCACGTCGACGTGATGGACAACCATTTCGTCCCGAACCTCACGCTCGGTGTGCCGGTCGTAGAGTCACTGGCCCGTGCGACGGACACTCCGCTGGACTGCCATCTGATGATCGAGGCCCCCGATCGATGGGCCCCGCAGTACGTCGAGGCGGGCGCCTCGTCCGTCACCTTCCATGTCGAGGCGGCCGCCGCCCCGGTGCGACTCGCACGCGAGATCCGCGCGAAGGGCGCCCGCGCCTCCATGGCGCTCAGGCCCGCGACGCCCATCGAGCCGTACGAGGACCTGCTGCCCGAACTCGACATGCTGCTGATCATGACCGTCGAACCGGGCTTCGGGGGTCAGGCCTTTCTCGACATCATGCTGCCCAAGATCCGCCGCACCCGCGAGTTGATCAGCAAGCACGGACTCGACCTCTGGCTGCAGATCGACGGCGGGGTGTCGGCCTCGACGATCGAGCGGTGCGCCGAGGCGGGCGCCGACGTCTTCGTGGCCGGATCCGCCGTCTACGGGGCCGAGGATCCGGCCGAGGCGGTGCGTGGCCTGCGGGCTCAGGCGGAGAAGGCGACCCGGGGAGCCTCATGGGCGTGCCGCCACTGA
- a CDS encoding MMPL family transporter, whose amino-acid sequence MTGNRGIAHLVCGRRAKWLVLALWVVVLFLTAPFAQKLADAQDNDAASWLPGSAESTQVLEISKDFRPEQIPAVVVYARDGGLTVQDRAAIDRDAAEIRGLHDHGIRGAETRGPVYDRATDPRAAQIFVPITMDESGWQRIAPAVDSIRDVVGDGGAGLAVHITGPGGTSADFSKAFEGIDSTLLVSAMAVVVVMLLITYRSPSLLLVPVIGVVAALFTAQALIYFLAQHAGLTVNGQSAGILTVLVFGAGTDYALLLVARYREELRRHEDRHEAMALALHRAGPAVLASGATVVLSMLVLLAAEMNSTRGLGPVAAIGVAVALIAMMTLFPALLVICGRWIFWPVIPHFGSDEPTEHGVWARTGRSFARRPRMIWAVTALVLAVCSLGLIQLRAEGISNADAFTGTPDSITGQKVSGRYFPAGSGDPLMIVSDQDRAKEVRRTVAATEGVVPTSLGVPPGAKPVHEGRVLLEATMTAPADSEAAKQTVERVRDAVHEVPDADALVGGGTAALLDMDKATTHDNLLIIPLVLVVVLLILCGLLRALIAPLVLVGTVILSFAAALGISALAFRHVFDYAGEATDFPLFVFVFLVALGIDYNIFLTTRIREEAARQGTRAGVVTGLAATGAVITSAGLVLAGTFAALGTLPMVAFAEIGFAVALGVLLDTFIVRSVLVTSLFLDIGPKVWWPHRLSRETAGRPEAAPGDGHPGTVRKDEPFA is encoded by the coding sequence ATGACCGGGAACCGCGGTATCGCCCACCTCGTCTGCGGGCGGCGTGCGAAGTGGCTGGTGCTGGCGCTGTGGGTGGTGGTGCTGTTCCTGACCGCGCCCTTCGCACAGAAGCTCGCCGACGCGCAGGACAACGACGCGGCCTCCTGGCTGCCGGGCTCGGCGGAGTCCACCCAGGTCCTGGAGATCTCGAAGGACTTCCGGCCCGAACAGATCCCCGCCGTCGTCGTGTACGCCCGTGACGGCGGCCTGACGGTGCAGGACCGGGCCGCGATCGACCGTGACGCGGCCGAGATCAGGGGGCTCCACGACCACGGCATCCGGGGCGCCGAGACCCGCGGACCCGTCTACGACCGTGCGACCGATCCGCGGGCCGCGCAGATCTTCGTGCCCATCACCATGGACGAGAGCGGCTGGCAGCGCATCGCCCCGGCCGTCGACTCGATCCGTGACGTCGTCGGCGACGGCGGCGCCGGACTGGCCGTGCACATCACCGGCCCCGGCGGCACGTCGGCGGACTTCTCGAAGGCCTTCGAGGGCATCGACTCCACGCTGCTGGTGTCGGCGATGGCGGTGGTCGTCGTCATGCTCCTGATCACGTATCGCAGCCCCAGTCTTCTGCTCGTCCCGGTGATCGGCGTGGTCGCCGCCCTGTTCACCGCGCAGGCGCTCATCTACTTCCTCGCCCAGCACGCGGGCCTCACGGTGAACGGGCAGAGCGCCGGCATCCTGACCGTGCTCGTGTTCGGCGCCGGCACCGACTACGCCCTGCTGCTGGTGGCCCGTTACCGGGAGGAGCTGCGCCGTCACGAGGACCGGCACGAGGCGATGGCCCTGGCCCTGCACCGCGCGGGCCCCGCGGTCCTGGCGTCGGGCGCCACGGTCGTCCTGAGCATGCTCGTGCTGCTGGCCGCCGAGATGAACTCCACGCGCGGCCTCGGCCCGGTCGCGGCCATCGGGGTGGCGGTGGCGCTGATCGCGATGATGACGCTCTTCCCGGCCCTGCTGGTCATCTGCGGGCGCTGGATCTTCTGGCCGGTGATCCCGCACTTCGGCTCGGACGAACCGACCGAACACGGCGTCTGGGCCCGCACGGGCCGGAGTTTCGCCCGCCGCCCGCGCATGATCTGGGCCGTGACGGCTCTCGTGCTGGCGGTGTGCTCGCTCGGCCTGATCCAGCTGCGCGCGGAGGGCATCAGCAACGCCGACGCCTTCACCGGCACACCGGACTCGATCACCGGCCAGAAGGTGTCGGGCCGGTACTTCCCCGCCGGCAGCGGGGACCCACTGATGATCGTCTCCGACCAGGACCGGGCCAAAGAGGTGCGCCGGACGGTCGCCGCGACCGAGGGCGTCGTGCCGACCTCCCTCGGTGTGCCGCCGGGCGCGAAACCCGTTCACGAGGGCCGGGTGCTCCTCGAGGCGACCATGACCGCGCCGGCGGACAGCGAGGCGGCGAAGCAGACCGTGGAGCGGGTCCGGGACGCGGTGCACGAGGTGCCCGACGCCGACGCCCTGGTGGGCGGCGGCACGGCGGCCCTGCTGGACATGGACAAGGCGACGACGCACGACAACCTTCTGATCATTCCGCTGGTCCTGGTCGTGGTCCTGCTGATCCTGTGCGGGCTGCTGCGCGCCCTGATCGCCCCGCTGGTGCTGGTGGGGACGGTGATCCTGTCCTTCGCCGCGGCCCTCGGCATCAGCGCGCTGGCGTTCCGCCATGTCTTCGACTACGCGGGCGAGGCCACCGACTTCCCGCTGTTCGTCTTCGTGTTCCTGGTGGCCCTGGGCATCGACTACAACATCTTCCTGACCACCCGCATCCGCGAGGAGGCCGCCCGGCAGGGCACCCGCGCGGGCGTGGTGACGGGCCTGGCGGCGACCGGCGCCGTGATCACCTCGGCGGGGCTGGTGCTGGCCGGCACCTTCGCCGCCCTCGGCACGCTGCCGATGGTCGCCTTCGCGGAGATCGGCTTCGCCGTGGCCCTGGGTGTCCTCCTGGACACCTTCATCGTGCGGTCGGTGCTGGTCACCTCGCTGTTCCTGGACATCGGTCCGAAGGTGTGGTGGCCGCACCGGCTGTCCCGGGAGACGGCCGGGCGCCCGGAGGCGGCCCCTGGGGACGGGCACCCCGGAACAGTCCGGAAGGACGAGCCCTTTGCATGA
- a CDS encoding barstar family protein, translating into MTEHVLTLDLDGVTDKADLMDRCARHLELSDRFARNWDALAESLTGLPDGPESGPVLVVVRNWRRYAGARPEEWEIAQEVFASAADRTPALSVVLALGGSS; encoded by the coding sequence ATGACGGAGCACGTGCTCACGCTGGACCTCGACGGCGTCACGGACAAGGCGGACCTGATGGACCGCTGCGCCCGGCACCTGGAGCTGTCCGACCGGTTCGCGCGCAACTGGGACGCCCTCGCCGAAAGTCTCACCGGCCTGCCGGACGGACCCGAGTCCGGACCCGTGCTGGTCGTCGTGCGGAACTGGCGGCGCTACGCCGGGGCGCGGCCGGAGGAGTGGGAGATCGCGCAGGAGGTGTTCGCCTCGGCGGCGGACCGGACCCCCGCGCTGTCGGTCGTGCTCGCCCTCGGAGGATCCTCCTAA
- the argG gene encoding argininosuccinate synthase: protein MSKVLTSLPAGERVGIAFSGGLDTSVAVAWMRDKGAVPCTYTADIGQYDEPDIASVPGRAKTYGAEIARLVDCRAALVEEGLAALTCGAFHIRSGGRSYFNTTPLGRAVTGTLLVRAMLEDDVQIWGDGSTFKGNDIERFYRYGLLANPHLRIYKPWLDADFVTELGGRKEMSEWLVAHDLPYRDSTEKAYSTDANIWGATHEAKTLEHLDTGVETVEPIMGVRFWDPSVDIAAEDVTIGFDQGRPVTVNGKEFASPVDLVTEANAIGGRHGLGMSDQIENRIIEAKSRGIYEAPGMALLHAAYERLVNAIHNEDTVAQYHNEGRRLGRLMYEGRWLDPQALMIRESLQRWVGAAVTGEVTLRLRRGEDYSLLDTTGPAFSYHPDKLSMERTEDSAFGPVDRIGQLTMRNLDIADSRAKLEQYAGLGLIGTGSPAIGAAQAAATGLIGTMPEMPEGGAEAIASRGEVSEDDALLDRAAMEFGTD, encoded by the coding sequence ATGTCCAAGGTCCTCACCTCCCTTCCCGCCGGCGAGCGCGTCGGCATCGCCTTCTCCGGCGGGCTCGACACCTCCGTCGCGGTCGCGTGGATGCGCGACAAGGGCGCCGTCCCGTGCACCTACACCGCCGACATCGGTCAGTACGACGAGCCCGACATCGCCTCGGTGCCCGGCCGCGCGAAGACCTACGGCGCCGAGATCGCGCGCCTGGTCGACTGCCGCGCCGCGCTGGTCGAGGAGGGCCTTGCCGCGCTCACCTGCGGGGCGTTCCACATCCGCTCGGGCGGGCGCTCCTACTTCAACACCACCCCGCTCGGCCGTGCCGTCACCGGCACCCTCCTGGTCCGGGCGATGCTCGAGGACGACGTCCAGATCTGGGGCGACGGCTCGACCTTCAAGGGCAACGACATCGAGCGGTTCTACCGCTACGGCCTGCTCGCCAACCCGCACCTGCGGATCTACAAGCCCTGGCTCGACGCGGACTTCGTGACCGAGCTCGGCGGCCGCAAGGAAATGTCGGAGTGGCTCGTCGCCCACGACCTGCCCTACCGGGACAGCACGGAGAAGGCGTACTCCACCGACGCCAACATCTGGGGCGCCACCCACGAGGCCAAGACGCTGGAGCACCTCGACACCGGCGTCGAGACCGTCGAGCCCATCATGGGCGTGCGGTTCTGGGACCCGTCGGTCGACATCGCCGCCGAGGACGTGACGATCGGCTTCGACCAGGGCCGCCCGGTCACGGTCAACGGCAAGGAGTTCGCCTCCCCCGTGGACCTCGTGACGGAGGCCAACGCCATCGGCGGCCGGCACGGCCTCGGCATGTCCGACCAGATCGAGAACCGGATCATCGAGGCCAAGAGCCGCGGCATCTACGAGGCGCCCGGCATGGCCCTGCTGCACGCGGCCTACGAGCGTCTGGTCAACGCGATCCACAACGAGGACACCGTCGCCCAGTACCACAACGAGGGCCGGCGTCTCGGCCGCCTCATGTACGAGGGCCGCTGGCTGGACCCGCAGGCGCTGATGATCCGCGAGTCGCTCCAGCGCTGGGTCGGCGCGGCCGTCACCGGCGAGGTGACCCTGCGGCTGCGGCGCGGGGAGGACTACTCGCTCCTCGACACCACCGGTCCGGCGTTCAGCTACCACCCGGACAAGCTGTCGATGGAGCGCACCGAGGACTCCGCGTTCGGCCCGGTGGACCGGATCGGCCAGCTCACCATGCGCAACCTGGACATCGCCGACTCCCGCGCCAAGCTGGAGCAGTACGCCGGCCTCGGTCTGATCGGCACCGGCAGCCCCGCCATCGGCGCGGCGCAGGCGGCCGCTACCGGCCTGATCGGCACCATGCCGGAGATGCCGGAGGGCGGCGCCGAGGCGATCGCCTCCCGCGGCGAGGTCTCCGAGGACGACGCGCTGCTGGACCGCGCGGCGATGGAGTTCGGCACGGACTGA
- the fmt gene encoding methionyl-tRNA formyltransferase, whose protein sequence is MKLVFAGTPEVAVPALDALIASGRHEVAAVVTRPDAPSGRGRRLVASPVAQRAEEAGIEVLKPVRPREPEFLERLRQIAPDCCPVVAYGALLPRVALDIPARGWVNLHFSLLPAWRGAAPVQHAVMAGDEITGAATFLIEEGLDSGPVYGTVTEEIRPTDTSGDLLTRLAFAGSGLLAATMDGIEDGTLKAVPQPADGITLAPKITVEDAQVDWATPALRVDRVVRGCTPAPGAWTTFRGERLKLVQVRPVPERTDLAPGALAVGKNSVHVGTGSYAVELLWVQAQGKKPMRAADWARGVRIGDGEAVGA, encoded by the coding sequence ATGAAGCTCGTCTTCGCCGGTACCCCCGAGGTCGCCGTTCCCGCCCTGGACGCTCTCATCGCCTCCGGGCGGCACGAGGTGGCCGCTGTCGTCACGCGACCCGACGCGCCGTCCGGGCGGGGACGCAGGCTGGTCGCCTCGCCCGTGGCCCAGCGGGCCGAGGAGGCCGGCATCGAGGTGCTGAAGCCCGTCAGGCCGCGGGAGCCGGAGTTCCTGGAGCGGCTGCGGCAGATCGCGCCCGACTGCTGTCCCGTCGTGGCCTACGGGGCGTTGCTGCCCCGGGTGGCGCTGGACATCCCGGCGCGCGGATGGGTCAACCTGCACTTCTCGCTGCTGCCCGCCTGGCGCGGCGCCGCTCCTGTGCAGCACGCCGTCATGGCCGGGGACGAGATCACCGGCGCGGCCACCTTCCTCATCGAGGAAGGGCTCGACTCCGGACCGGTGTACGGGACGGTGACGGAGGAGATCCGCCCCACCGACACCAGCGGCGACCTGCTCACCCGGCTCGCCTTCGCCGGGAGCGGCCTCCTCGCCGCGACCATGGACGGGATCGAGGACGGCACCCTGAAGGCCGTTCCGCAGCCCGCCGACGGGATCACCCTCGCGCCGAAGATCACCGTCGAGGACGCCCAGGTCGACTGGGCCACGCCGGCCCTGCGCGTCGACCGCGTGGTGCGGGGCTGCACCCCGGCCCCCGGGGCGTGGACGACCTTCCGCGGCGAACGGCTCAAGCTCGTCCAGGTCCGGCCCGTCCCCGAGCGGACCGACCTCGCCCCGGGCGCGCTCGCCGTGGGCAAGAACAGCGTGCACGTCGGCACCGGCTCGTACGCCGTCGAGCTGCTGTGGGTGCAGGCGCAGGGGAAGAAACCGATGCGGGCCGCCGACTGGGCGCGGGGCGTCCGGATCGGGGACGGCGAGGCCGTCGGGGCGTAG
- a CDS encoding sugar-binding transcriptional regulator: MNSSEEIAVSGMSAGRSAMRMGPAELVQAAAMARRFYLEGKSKIQIAEEFGVSRFKVARVLETALERDLVRIEIRVPAELDAERSDALRARYGLRHAVVVESPAEAEEATDPENLGEVAADLLGELVDEGDVLGLAWGRSTIHMAAALDRLPPCTVVQLTGVYDAGTAERGSVEAVRRAAQVSGGDAHPIYAPMLLPDVATATALRHQTGIARAFEYFDKVTVACVSIGSWEPGISTVHDMLSDEERAHYASLGVAAEMSAHLFDADGRRVGRDLGERCITVKTDQLRRIPEVVAIAGGQRKAAAIDAVLRSGLVTSLVTDTSAADYLMTAGPTPKSALNRADPDGS; encoded by the coding sequence GTGAACAGCAGTGAGGAGATCGCCGTGTCGGGTATGTCGGCGGGCCGGTCAGCCATGCGGATGGGACCCGCTGAGCTGGTGCAGGCGGCGGCCATGGCCCGCCGCTTCTACCTAGAGGGAAAGTCCAAGATCCAGATCGCGGAGGAGTTCGGCGTCAGCCGCTTCAAGGTGGCCCGGGTGCTGGAGACCGCCCTCGAACGGGATCTCGTACGGATCGAGATCCGCGTGCCGGCCGAACTGGACGCGGAGCGCTCCGACGCGCTCCGCGCCCGCTACGGCCTCAGGCACGCCGTCGTGGTCGAGTCCCCGGCCGAGGCCGAGGAGGCCACGGATCCCGAGAACCTGGGAGAGGTGGCCGCCGACCTGCTCGGCGAACTGGTCGACGAGGGGGACGTGCTGGGGCTGGCCTGGGGCCGGTCCACCATCCACATGGCGGCGGCGCTGGACCGGCTGCCGCCCTGCACGGTCGTGCAGCTGACGGGTGTGTACGACGCCGGCACCGCCGAGCGCGGCTCGGTCGAGGCCGTCCGCCGCGCCGCCCAGGTGTCCGGCGGCGACGCCCACCCCATCTACGCGCCGATGCTGCTGCCGGACGTGGCCACCGCGACCGCGCTGCGCCACCAGACCGGGATCGCCCGGGCCTTCGAGTACTTCGACAAGGTCACGGTCGCCTGTGTCTCCATCGGCTCCTGGGAGCCGGGCATCTCGACGGTGCACGACATGCTGAGCGACGAGGAGCGGGCGCACTACGCCTCGCTCGGCGTCGCCGCGGAGATGTCCGCGCACCTCTTCGACGCCGACGGCCGCAGGGTCGGACGCGACCTCGGGGAGCGGTGCATCACCGTCAAGACGGACCAGTTGCGCAGGATTCCCGAGGTCGTCGCGATCGCGGGCGGCCAGCGCAAGGCCGCCGCGATCGACGCCGTGCTGCGGTCCGGGCTCGTCACCAGCCTGGTGACGGACACCTCCGCGGCCGACTATCTGATGACGGCGGGGCCGACGCCCAAGTCGGCCCTCAACCGGGCTGATCCGGACGGGAGCTGA